CCGGCAAACTGTGGGTTTCGACTCCGGATATGGAGGATGCGGCGCTCGAGAAGGCCGAAAAAGAAGCCTTTTTGTTGAAGGGAGACGTGTCCGTCGTGGATGTGGAATATCCGGTGAGGGGCAAGGTCAGCACGGGACGGGCCGACATCTATTTTTATGCCAAGGGCTATTCCGACAAAGCCCTGATCCACATGCAGCAAGGCACCGACCGACAATTTTCGTTTCTTTTCGAGCCCTTTCTGCCGTATGTCGAGTATGTTGAAGACTATGCTGAATTTGATGACTGAACCGACGGTCTGTTTCCGGAAAGGGCCCCTTTCTATACCCCCGCGACGCGCCACAGACAGGCGCCACGGCT
This region of Deltaproteobacteria bacterium genomic DNA includes:
- a CDS encoding type II secretion system GspH family protein, whose amino-acid sequence is MTSPIERVVQTVEKGHETLREDGYTLIELVVVIALISIVFSVAMPRFRDNVLVDQRKKTARWLITQAHHLKQQSAREKKTYILHVDVDAGKLWVSTPDMEDAALEKAEKEAFLLKGDVSVVDVEYPVRGKVSTGRADIYFYAKGYSDKALIHMQQGTDRQFSFLFEPFLPYVEYVEDYAEFDD